The sequence CCTCGGCCAGAAGCTTGGTGGCCGCGACGGCGTTGGCGATGAAATCCTGGAGGGCCCCTTTTCTGAGGTCCGACGTGCTCTGCAGCGAGAAGCGGCCGTTGGCATAAATTTCGATGTTCAGCGCCTTGGTGGAAGCTTCCTTGATGTTCTCGGGCCGGCGGTCGCGGTAGCTGATTTCAACCGAGCGGTTGCTGTCGAGATTGACCTTGCAGTGATCGGCGCCGGCCGATTTCGTGGCCTTGATCACCCAGGCGACCAAATCTTGCATTTCCTTGTTCATGCTCATTCTCCTCATTTTCACGATTTGACGCCGCCCACGGTCAATGACTTGACCAGACATGACGGCTGCCCGAAGCCGACCGGGACGCTCTGGCCGCCCTTGCCGCAGGCGCCGGTTCCGCCCTGGTGCAATTCGAGGTCGTTGCCCACCATGGTGATGTCCTGAAGCATTTTCGGGCCGTTGCCCATGATATTGATATCTTTAATGGTGGCGGTCAGTTTGCCGTTTTCGATCATCCGCCCTTGCGACACATAGAAAGCGAAGTCGCCTTCGCCGATGTTGACCTGGCCGTTGCTGACATTCTGGACATAAATGCCTTTCTGGGCGCCGCGGATGATGTCCTCGGCCGAAGCCGCGCCGGCCAGCATGATCGTGTTGCGCATGCGCGGCTGCACATAGTGCTGGTAGCTCTCGCGGCGCCCGTTGCCGGTCGGCTTCAGCTTGTAGAAGCGGGCCGATATCTTGTCGTGCATGTAGCTCTTCAAGATGCCGTTTTCGACCAGCACCGTCCGCTGCCCGGGGGTTCCCTCATCGTCGAAATTGATGGAACCGAGCAGGTTGGGGATGGTTCCGTCGTCGATGATGGTAATGAACGGTTCGGCGACTTTTTTGCCGATCATCGTGCAATAGGTCGACGTCTTTTTACGGTTGAAATCGGCTTCCATACCGTGGCCGATCGCTTCATGCAGCAGGATCGCGGTCACGCCGGGAGCGAAAACCACCGGCATTTCGCCGGCGGGCGGCTGGACGGCATCGAAAAGCAGCAGGGCGTCATGGACGGCCTTGGCGGCGATCTCGTCGATCGCGTTCTGGTTAAAGTAGGAAAAATCCCGGCGTCCGCCCAGATTCCATCCCGCCTGTTCGCGCCGGCCGTCCTTTTCCGCCACGACCAGCGCCGTCAGATAATCCCTGGGCTGGAGATCTTCGGCCTTGCCGCCTTGTGAATCGACCACCAGAATCCGCTTCTGCTGGTCGTGAAAATTGGCGGTGACCTTGACCACCAGCGGCGAAAGGGCGAAACATTTCTCGTTGAGCTTCTGCACCAGCGGCAGTTTCGCTTCCAGCGCCACCGCGGTCAGCAATTTCTCCAGGGGATAATAATTCTTGGTTTCCAGCCACGAGAACTTGCCGGCCGGCTTTGTGCGCACGCCGCTGGCGATGGTGGCGGCGATGGCGGCGGCATTGAGCATGGATTTTTCGCTCAACTCCTGGGTGAATCCATAGCCGACCTGGTCGCCTTTCACGGTGCGGATGCCCACGCCGAGCGCCACGTCGCTGAAAGCGCGGTTGACTTGGCCGTCTTCCAGGATGATCCAATTGCCGATGGTGTGCTCGAAGTAAAGGTCGGCGAAATCGCCGCCCCGGGCCAGGGCCGCGGCCAGCACCTTCCGGCACAATGCATCGCTGATGCCGAACTCCCGCTCAAAATAGCCCGGTTTTTCGGCCGCCAGCAACTGCGGCCAGCCTCCGGAAAGGATGGGCACGGCCGCGCCCATGGCGGCCACTCCGGCGGTGGTTTTCAAAAAAGAACGTCTGGTCATTTCGGTCATGGCAACCTCCTCGATCCGTTGCTCGCAGCCGGCGAGCCTATGATATAGAATATTAATAAGACGTTTTATTTAAAAGAAAGTTTCGAACCCGGGAGATTCATTTGATCCCCTGCAGGCCGGCCAGCGCTTTTTCAGCCATCCGGTTTTGAAAGGCGGCCAGTTCCGCTCCGCTCCGCGGCATTTTTAAAAATTCATCGGTCAGAGCGAATATTTCCCTTTCCGTTTCCAGCAGCCGCGGCAGGAATCCGGTCCCTTGACGGTTGTCCAGCCGGGTCACGTCCAGGTAAGCGCGGCGGTCGGTTTCCGGGTAAGGCCGGGCCTTTTTTTGCAGCCGTTTCGCCTCCAGGTAGATGGCCGCTTTTTCGCCCTGTTGCAGCGGGGCGGTCGACGCGCCGGCCTCCACCCACATCGGCACGGCGATGGAAAACAGCGGTTCGCCCAGCATGACCCAGAGGGTGGCCAGGGAGTTTTCCCGGCCCGGCATCCGGCCGCAGACGATGATGGCCGCCGACGTGGAATCGCGGTCGATGGTGTCGCGGGTGGCGATCCAGAACGGCTGCTTGGCGGAAATTGCCTTGAACTGCGGCCAGGCGGGCTGGCGGACCAGGGCATGCCCGGTATCGCGGCTGAACTGGCTGAGGATTTGCTGATGGGAGAGCGGCAGGGGAAGGACTTGGCGGAACAGCTGGCTGGCCCTTTCGAAGCGCAGGTAGCCGGCCCCGGCTTCCGCTTCGCCGCTACGGGCAAAATTGGTGTTGATGATGTATTTTTCCGGGAAATCGGCCGTCCGGAATTTCTTGTAGGCATGGTTGGAAACCTCGAACAGAGCCGTTTCGCCGGCGGCATCCAGCACCCCGAAGTTGGCCAGGCTGCCCAGGCTGGGCCCCAGGTTTTCCTGGATGTAGCTTTCGAAGTCGGCCACGCTGGCGCAGCGGCGCAGGGCGTCGGCCATGATCGTCCCTTCCATATCCTTGACCTCGCCGCCCTTTTCGGGAAGGTTATAGGCCACCGAGTTGAAAATGGCGAATCCGGCCGAGTTCAAGCCCGCGTAGACCCAGCGCCCGGAGCGGTCTTCGGCGTTGACCAGCGCCAGGTAGGAAAAGGGATTTTCCTTGACGAAGATGATCTTGTTGCTCAGGAAATCGGTATCGCGGTTTTTCCAAAGCAGCGGCCGGCCGGTAGCGGAAGCGCTGGAGCCGATGACGGCGGTCGTGCAGGCCAGATCAGGCAGCGGCAGCCCGATTGCCGCGATCATGGCCACGGACAGGAAGAAGAGCCATTTTTTCATGGATACCTCGCTTTTTTCTGCATGATAGGAAAATCCCGACCGAAAGTCAATCGGGCGTCGGAGCGTGAAGCGCCGTCGGTTTTATGCTACAATGGCCGTACCCGGGCAGGAGCGGGCGTTCAAAATG comes from Candidatus Aminicenantes bacterium and encodes:
- a CDS encoding TldD/PmbA family protein → MTEMTRRSFLKTTAGVAAMGAAVPILSGGWPQLLAAEKPGYFEREFGISDALCRKVLAAALARGGDFADLYFEHTIGNWIILEDGQVNRAFSDVALGVGIRTVKGDQVGYGFTQELSEKSMLNAAAIAATIASGVRTKPAGKFSWLETKNYYPLEKLLTAVALEAKLPLVQKLNEKCFALSPLVVKVTANFHDQQKRILVVDSQGGKAEDLQPRDYLTALVVAEKDGRREQAGWNLGGRRDFSYFNQNAIDEIAAKAVHDALLLFDAVQPPAGEMPVVFAPGVTAILLHEAIGHGMEADFNRKKTSTYCTMIGKKVAEPFITIIDDGTIPNLLGSINFDDEGTPGQRTVLVENGILKSYMHDKISARFYKLKPTGNGRRESYQHYVQPRMRNTIMLAGAASAEDIIRGAQKGIYVQNVSNGQVNIGEGDFAFYVSQGRMIENGKLTATIKDINIMGNGPKMLQDITMVGNDLELHQGGTGACGKGGQSVPVGFGQPSCLVKSLTVGGVKS